The genomic interval atgtccagattctaacattctcaaaatcattactttgtaactcaaggctatacttgttaacatagcttgagtagttcaaatccttttatgattaaaaGCTAGTTTgaaaaatcctttctgaaatagtgtaaggtaacctgtggaaatcctttctaggtagaaaggtagaacCTTGTAATAGATCAAGACTGATATGTGAAAATTGTGTGAAAACCAAGAGCGATATTGCTTTGaagcacttagtggaaaatctcaattTTGTGAGGACTGAATGTAACCTGtgttgggtgaactaggatatacgcttgtgtgatctctctatccttatctctatttattatttgtcttacattcagtttttatattgataaattgatattgttgtttttccactaaccaagaacgttcttctttataaccaagatcaatcttgatttaaaacttttagtttttaaaaggaatttttaaaagggacaattataattcaaacccccttccttataatttacattgttacttcaattggcatcagagccaGTCTCTAAGGAATAAATACCCAAAAAGTGTTAGAGCAAAAGATTTAGGAAGataatgtcaaaagctaaatacATTGATGAAGGAAGGTCATCAAACACACCACCATACTTTGATGgctcaaattattatttctgGAAAAGCAAAATGCAATTGTTCTTGAAATCACAAGACACTGGTATGTGGCGAATCATCACAGATGGaaatttcataccaagagtagATCAAACTGATGCAACATCAGTTTAAAAGAAAGAAGCAATTTGGACAACAGACGAAAAATCTAAGatacttctaaactcaaaagatcaattatttttatcatgtgttttaaacagggaagaaagtgaaagagtagatgaatgtgATACTGCAAAGAAAGTGTGGGACAAACTACAGactcaccatgaaggaacaagccttGTTAAAGAAACAAGAATTAACATTGGCATTCAAAAGTTCGAATTATTTGAATTGAAAACAATcaatgaaatgtactcaagattcaaaGCCATAGTGAAaaaaatgcgttctcttggcaaatATTATTCAGTACAAGACAGGttaagaaagatcatgagatgtcctCCAATCATGTGAAGACCAATGGCGACAACTATAAGTCAAGCCAAAAATCTTGAGGTACTAGGCTTGGAAGAACTTATTGGGACTCTAAGCGCTCGTGAAGTATTATTGCAGAAAGATAAACCCGTAAAGAAAGGCAAAATAATAGCTTTTAAAGCTCTCAAAATTCACCAAGTATTCAACAAACAAATGAGAAAAGTGATTTAGAAGACAAtaaagaagatgttgatgaagagaTTTCTTTCCTCAATAGaaagatacaaagaatgatgaggataatatatcatattaaaaagGGATCTCCAGATAAAAAAGACTTCAAAACTGAAGTGGATAAAACTAAAATCACTTGTTTCAGATGCAACAAATAAGGACATTATAAAACTGATGATTTTGATGGCAATCTGGGATTATTCTCATGAATCAGAAGCAGATGAACCTGAAGAAGCCAATCTATGTCTGATGGCAAACACTGAAGATATAGAGGATGGTTCTCAATATATCAAGAAAAGACCATGGTTTttggacagtggttgttcaAGACATATGACGGGTGACAAGAATTGCTTCATGTCATTCATAAAAAATGATGGAGGATCCGTAACATTTGGCAATAATGATCAAGCAAAAATCAAAGGTAAAGTAACTATAGGTAAAGAACTCCTCaaaaaaatggagttgttgaaagaaaatatAGAACTTTGCAAGAGATGGCAAGACCAATCTTGGAAGAATCAAATATTGAAAAGTATTTATGGGAAGAAGCTataaacacttcttgctatattttgaatcgtgtttcaattagaaaaatcataaacaaaacaccctatgagatctggaaaaatagaaaaccaaacatttcatattttcacatcttTGGTTGTCATTGCTACATCTTGAACAACAAATATAACTTGGAAAAGTTTTATGCAAAATCAGACAAAGTTATATTTTTGGGATATTCAACAGAATCTAAGGGATAtcgtatttttaatttgaaaactcaAACGGTTGAAATAAGCATGCACATATTGTTTGATGAGTTCGATGATcttgatttaaaaaagaaatatgatgAGGAAGAAGAACAATCTGGGCAAAAACAACAGATTGTTCCCCTAGAAaacgagattgataaacaatctccatTTCAAACTCCTCATAGAAGTTGGAAACTAATAGATGATCATCCTCATAACCAAATCATTGGAGATACGACTGATGGCATTAGAACAATAATGTCATTTAAAAATGTTGAAAACAACAACATGGCAATAATTTCCCAAATGGAACCCAAATCCATCAAAGAGGCtataattgatcaatcttggattgatgcaatgaaagaagaacttcttcaatttgaaaagaatgaaGTATGGACCCTTGTTCCGgatccattagatcaaacaatcattaGAATACGATGCGATTTCAGAAACAAGCTAGATGAAGAAGGAAAGGTtgtaagaaacaaagcaaggttaGTTGCTCAATATTATAacaacaagaaggaatagactatgatgaaacttttgttccagttgcaaggttagaagccataCGAATCCTTCTTACATATGCATGTTATAAACATATCAAACTCTTTCAAATAGATGctaaaagtgcatttttaaattgttttttaaatgaacaagtttatgttcgtcaacctcccGAATTCGAAGATCAAAAGAAAccaaatcatgtgtttaaactCACCAAAGCTTGTATGGTTTAAAGCAAGATCCTAGAACTTGATATGAAAGATTAAGTTCATTTCTGatcaaaaatggattttccCGTGGAAATATTGACACAacactttttaagaaaacacataaaaatgATCTTCTCATTAttcaagtgtatgttgatgatattatttttggatcaacaaatgaaaaaatgtgtaaggatttttcaaaacttatgcaaaatcaatttgaaatgagcatgatgggagaactgAGACATTTTCTTGTTTTACAAATAAAGCAACATAAAAACGGAATTTTcctttgtcaagaaaaatatatcaaggatcttttaacaaaatacaaaatgagtgaaGCCAAGATTATGACCAttcccatgcatccatcatcTTCATTAGATAAAGTTGAAAATGGACAatcaatttctgaaaaagaatatagggGTATTATTGGctcattactttatttaattgcAAGTAGGTCTGACATTTTCTTTgtagtaggattatgtgctaggTTTCAATCTTCACCAAAAGAATCTCACCTTACAGCCGTGAAAAGAAATTTTTGTTATCTTGTTGGTACTACTGACCTTGGTCATTGGTATAGCAAAggttctcattttgattttgtagcatattgtgatgctgattatgctggtGACAAGatcgaaagaaaaagcacaagtggtgaaTGTCATTTATTAGGAGAAGCGTTGATATGTTGTTCATGTAGAAAGAAAAACACGATTGCCCTATCCAA from Cicer arietinum cultivar CDC Frontier isolate Library 1 chromosome 5, Cicar.CDCFrontier_v2.0, whole genome shotgun sequence carries:
- the LOC140920443 gene encoding secreted RxLR effector protein 161-like — protein: MSEAKIMTIPMHPSSSLDKVENGQSISEKEYRGIIGSLLYLIASRSDIFFVVGLCARFQSSPKESHLTAVKRNFCYLVGTTDLGHWYSKGSHFDFVAYCDADYAGDKIERKSTSGECHLLGEALICCSCRKKNTIALSKSYRSKINLKIFQ